The sequence below is a genomic window from Pyrobaculum sp. 3827-6.
GTGACTCCCCTCATCACGCCCTTGACGTGCTTCACGCCGTATACCGCGCGGTTGACGGCTGGGAGGGACTCGCCCTCCATGAACAAGACCCCGAAGGACTCCGGAGGCACCACAATTGAGTAGATGGGGATCTTAGCCGACTCGGCGCGCATCTTCAACACAATCACGACGTTGTACTCCTGCCGCGACACCACGCTCACTGTATACACAGGGCACCTCTCCTGTGCCATATCACCTCAGCTTAGCCATTAGGTAGAGCAGAGC
It includes:
- a CDS encoding transcription elongation factor Spt5; the protein is MAQERCPVYTVSVVSRQEYNVVIVLKMRAESAKIPIYSIVVPPESFGVLFMEGESLPAVNRAVYGVKHVKGVMRGVTNVEEVMKILKPAKPAVEIDVNDEVEITADVLKGSRGRVTFIDKEKGIVRVELLDSAFPMPLDLKISEVKLVKKGQ